The sequence GTTCGGTGTCCATGCACGAACGTGCAGCCAATACCAACAACAAGTATGGCTACGACCTGGCCGCCAACTACAACCAAGGTCCTCTGGCCCTGGGTGCTGGCTACAGCCAGTGGGATGGCAACAAGCAAGGCTCGCTGCGTGGCCTGTACACCTTTGGCCAAGTGACCCTGGGTGCCTACTACCAGCGCAACGACGAAAACCTGCTGGGTTCTCGCAACAACTTCCGCCTCTCCGGCATGTATGCGCTGGGCGCTTCGGAATTCCACGTCAACGTGGGCCGCGCCAATGCCTGGAGCAAGCTGGATGACTCGGCTGCCACGCAGTGGACCCTGGGCTACAACTACAACCTGAGCAAGCGCACCAAGGTCTATACCTACTACACCAAGATCAACAACAAGGCGAATGCCAGCTATGGTTACGCCGTTGGTGCAACGAATCCCGCAGGCCAGGACTTCCGCTCCTTCGCCGTCGGCATCCGCCACAACTTCTGATCACCCTGCAGCGTAAGCTGCCCGCAATCCGGGGCTGTTCCAATCGGTCCTGGTCTGCTTCAAGGTGCAGGCTCCACACTGGTAACGGTGTGGAGCTTTTTTCTTGGCCCCGGCCGTTCTGTCTGATTGCTATCCATTCCTTGAGGAGACAAAGCATGTGGAAGATTGTTGTGGGCTTTGTGGTGTTTGCCGCCATCAGCCTGTTTGTGATCATGAAAGCCGGTGACAAGGTCGACATGAGCGGTGAAAAACATGGCGCAGATGCCGTGCAGGCCCCCGAGCCTGTGCCAGCAGCGCCGGCAGTGGAAGCGCCAGCCCCTGCGGCAGAAGCACCAACAGCACCTGCTGCAGCTGCCGACGCCAAATAATCGCGCATGTTCTGCGCTGTCTTGCGCGGGCCAACACGCTCTTATCCCTTGCACTGGCGGCAAGGTTTTTTTTATTCCAGCTCGTGTGAGCCCATCGCTTCCAAACCACTGTTGCAGCCCTCGGCATAGGCTGTTGCTGTGATGACCAGTGAAACGATAGAGTATGCGCAATCATGTGGATATATACAGCTGTCTAGAATGATTGGCCTCCGCTAGAAAAGAACGCAGCCATGACCCAGGGCCAGATCCGTATCCGTGGTGCTCGCCAGCACAATCTGCAGAACATCGACCTCGACATTCGCATCGGCGAGTTGACCGTGGTCACCGGGCCCAGCGGCTCGGGCAAGTCCAGCCTGGTGTTCGACACCCTGTTTGCCGAAGGTCAGCGCCGCTATGTGGAAACCTTCAGCGCCTATGCGCGCCAGTTTCTGGACCGTATGGACAAGCCGGCCGTGGACCGGGTCGAAGGCGTGCCGCCGGCGATTGCCATCGACCAGACCAATCCGGTGCGCAACTCCCGCTCCACCGTGGGCACGATGACGGAGCTGAACGACCACCTCAAGCTGCTGTTTGCCCGCGCTGCCCATTTGTTCGACAGCGCCACCGGCCTGGCCGTGCAACACGACACGGCGGAAACCATTTACAGCGCGCTGCAGCAGCGCTGCGCGCAGGCGGGCGACCCGCGCATTGCCCTCACCTTCCCGGTGGAGCTGCCGGCCAATACGTCGGCCGACGAGGTGGCGCAATGGCTGTCCGCCAGCGGCTTCACCAAGGTCCAGGCAGAGCGCGAGGTGGAGCGCGCGCCTGCTGTGCCGGAGGCTCCTGCCAAAGGCAAGAAAGCCAAGGCCGCAGCCCCTGAAAAAATCAAGGTGCTGGACGTGGTGGCCGACCGCTTTCGCTTCAGCCGCGTGGAGCGCGCCCGGGCCATGGAGGCCATTGAGGTGGCGCTCAAGCGCGGCGGTGGCAGGCTCACCGTGTATGTGATGCCGGAAGAGGGCGAGTCCTTTCTGTGGAAGTTCTCCGAAGGCCTGCATTGCCCCGAGAGCAATCTGAGCTACACGGCACCCATGCCCAGCCTGTTCTCGTTCAACTCGGCCGTGGGCGCCTGCGACAGCTGCCGGGGCTTTGGCCGGGTGATTGGCGTGGACTGGGGCTTGGTGATTCCCAACGACAAACTCACGCTGCGCACCGGGGCCATCAAGGCCATACAGACACCGGCCTGGAAGGAGATTCAGGACGACTTGATGCGCCATGCCGAGGCCGAAGGCATTCCCCGCGACATCGCCTGGAGCAAGCTGACGGCCGAGCAAAAGCGCTGGGTCATCGACGGCTCGCCCAACTGGAATGGCAAGTGGAACCAGACCTGGTATGGCATCAAGCGTTTCTTTGAATACCTGGAGACCAAGGCCTACAAAATGCACATCCGTGTGCTGCTGTCCAAGTACCGCAGCTACACGGAATGCCCGGCCTGCAAGGGCGCGCGCCTCAAGACCGAAAGCCTGTTGTGGCGCATAGGAGGCAAGCCCCAGGCCGATGCCGTGCTGCCAGCAGACCAGCGATTCCTGCCCGTGGGGGTGGGGTGGTCGCAGGCGCAGCTGGAGGCGCTGCCCGGCCTGAATCTGCACGATTTGATGCGCCTGCCCATCGCGCGGCTGAGCCAGTTCTTTGACAGCCTCAAGCTCTCGGATCAGACCGGCCTGGCCGAGGGCGAGCTGCAGGCGCTCAAACTCTTGAACGAAGAAATCGGCACCCGCCTCAAATACCTGGTGGACGTGGGCATTGGCTACCTTACGCTGGACCGCCAAAGCCGCACGTTGTCCGGCGGCGAGGTGCAGCGCATCAACCTGACCACGGCCCTGGGCACCTCGCTGGTGAACACGCTGTTCGTGCTGGACGAGCCCAGCATCGGCCTGCATCCGCGCGACATGGAGCGTATCACCCAGGCCATGCACCGCCTGCGCGATGCCGGCAACACCCTGGTGGTGGTGGAGCATGACCCGGCCGTGATGTTTGCCGCCGACCGCATGATCGACATGGGCCCCGGCCCGGGCGCCAAGGGCGGCAACATTGTTTTTGACGGCACGCCGGAAGAGCTGAAGCGGGCCGATACCCTGACCGGCGCCTACCTGGGCGGGCGCAAGCAGGTGGGCTTTGGCGTCAAGCGCATGGTGACCGAGTCCACGCCCCGCCTGGTGCTGGAGGGCGCGCGCGCCCACAATCTGCAGAACCTGAACGTGGACTTTCCGCTGCAGCGTCTGGTGACGGTGACCGGGGTCTCGGGCTCCGGCAAGTCCACGCTGATCCAGGACATTCTGGCGCCGGCCTTGATGCGCCACTTTGGCAAACCCACGGACAGCCCGGGCGCGCATGACCGCCTGCTGGGGGCCGATCACCTGGCCGATGTGGTGTTTGTCGACCAGTCGCCCATTGGCAAGACGGCGCGCTCCAATCCCGTGAGCTATGTGGGTGCATGGGACAGCCTGCGCGAGCTGTTTGCGCTGGCGCCGCTGGCCGCGCAGCGCGGCTATACCGCTTCCAAGTTCAGCTTCAACAGCGGCGATGGCCGCTGCCCCACCTGTGGTGGCTCGGGCTTTGAGCATGTGGAGATGCAGTTCCTCTCCGATGTCTATCTGCGCTGCCCGGACTGCCATGGCAGCCGCTATCGGCCCGAGATTCTGGAAGTCACCCTGGAGCGCGAAGGCCGCGCGCTTTCCGTGGCCGATGTGCTGGAGCTGACCGTGGCCGAGGCCGCCGCGCTGTTTGCCAAGGACACGGACGTGATCCGTGCGCTGCAGCCCATTGTTGACGTGGGCCTGGAATATGTGAAGCTGGGCCAGCCCGTGCCCACGCTGTCGGGTGGCGAGGCCCAGCGCCTCAAGCTGGCCGGCTTTCTGGCCGAGGCCGCCAAGACGGCGGCCAAATCCAAGCAAAAACTGGCGCGCAAGGGCACCTTGTTTCTGTTTGACGAGCCCACCACCGGCCTGCACTTTGAAGACATTGCCAAGCTGATGCGCGCGCTGCGCAAGCTGCTGGAGGCTGGCAACAGCCTGATCGTCATCGAGCACAACCTGGACGTGATTCGTGCCAGCGACTGGTTGATCGACCTGGGCCCCGAAGGGGGTGAGGGCGGCGGCCAGATCGTGGCCCAGGGCACGCCCGAGGAGGTGCGACAGGTCAAGGCATCGCACACCGCCCAGGCGCTGCGCGAGTACGACCAGGCCATGGGCGTGGGCGGTCTGCGCGTGGCCGAAGTGGCCCCCATGCTCACGCAAACAGAGCGTGCCAAGCGCGCCAAGCCTGCGTTTGCAGGCAAAAGCGCCATTGAAATCGTCAACGCCAGAGAGCACAACCTGAAAAAACTGAGCGTGGACATTCCGCGCGGCAAGTTCAATGTGGTGACCGGCGTGTCGGGTTCCG comes from Comamonas sp. GB3 AK4-5 and encodes:
- the uvrA gene encoding excinuclease ABC subunit UvrA, whose product is MTQGQIRIRGARQHNLQNIDLDIRIGELTVVTGPSGSGKSSLVFDTLFAEGQRRYVETFSAYARQFLDRMDKPAVDRVEGVPPAIAIDQTNPVRNSRSTVGTMTELNDHLKLLFARAAHLFDSATGLAVQHDTAETIYSALQQRCAQAGDPRIALTFPVELPANTSADEVAQWLSASGFTKVQAEREVERAPAVPEAPAKGKKAKAAAPEKIKVLDVVADRFRFSRVERARAMEAIEVALKRGGGRLTVYVMPEEGESFLWKFSEGLHCPESNLSYTAPMPSLFSFNSAVGACDSCRGFGRVIGVDWGLVIPNDKLTLRTGAIKAIQTPAWKEIQDDLMRHAEAEGIPRDIAWSKLTAEQKRWVIDGSPNWNGKWNQTWYGIKRFFEYLETKAYKMHIRVLLSKYRSYTECPACKGARLKTESLLWRIGGKPQADAVLPADQRFLPVGVGWSQAQLEALPGLNLHDLMRLPIARLSQFFDSLKLSDQTGLAEGELQALKLLNEEIGTRLKYLVDVGIGYLTLDRQSRTLSGGEVQRINLTTALGTSLVNTLFVLDEPSIGLHPRDMERITQAMHRLRDAGNTLVVVEHDPAVMFAADRMIDMGPGPGAKGGNIVFDGTPEELKRADTLTGAYLGGRKQVGFGVKRMVTESTPRLVLEGARAHNLQNLNVDFPLQRLVTVTGVSGSGKSTLIQDILAPALMRHFGKPTDSPGAHDRLLGADHLADVVFVDQSPIGKTARSNPVSYVGAWDSLRELFALAPLAAQRGYTASKFSFNSGDGRCPTCGGSGFEHVEMQFLSDVYLRCPDCHGSRYRPEILEVTLEREGRALSVADVLELTVAEAAALFAKDTDVIRALQPIVDVGLEYVKLGQPVPTLSGGEAQRLKLAGFLAEAAKTAAKSKQKLARKGTLFLFDEPTTGLHFEDIAKLMRALRKLLEAGNSLIVIEHNLDVIRASDWLIDLGPEGGEGGGQIVAQGTPEEVRQVKASHTAQALREYDQAMGVGGLRVAEVAPMLTQTERAKRAKPAFAGKSAIEIVNAREHNLKKLSVDIPRGKFNVVTGVSGSGKSTLAFDILFNEGQRRYLESLNAYARSIVQPAGRPEVDAVWGIPPTVAIEQRLSRGGRKSTVGTTTEVWHFLRLLYVKLGTQHCVHDGAAVEPQTPERIAAQLLTQFKGQHIGLLAPLVVGRKGVYTELADWARPKGYTHLRVDGAFLPTTGFPRLDRFKEHHIELPVASVKISAANEAELRTQLAKALEIGKGVVHVLSGIAQLEDTMASGGAGVGQVQVYSSQRACPVCSTSYAELQPALFSYNSKHGWCPDCVGTGVKLTKEQRKVYDDSQLAEDNRGRELTFDGQEVEDLQETCCSTCQGTRLNPTARAVQFHGLAVTALAQMSVTHLREWFQALKPTGREADIARDLLPEILGRLEFLEEVGLGYLTLDRGAPTLSGGEAQRIRLAAQLGSNLQGVCYVLDEPTIGLHARDNHILLNALHKLGDKGNTLVVVEHDEDTIRRADHVIDIGPSAGKRGGHLVAQGTPADIMAAADSQTGRYLLHAMRHPLQARRAVLGVADAVQAAAIKAEAAAADTASVKPKKRSKKQLAEDAAAALAADSAAANAQLQNPVKDSGPLHWLTVEGARLHNLQSVEASVPLKRLVAVTGVSGSGKSTLARDVLLTNVAALVAQRATKAGREEMESGKKVKLVGAKAVTGYEVIDRVLEVDQTPIGKTPRSCPATYIGFWDTIRKLFADTLEAKARGYGAGRFSFNTGEGRCPACEGQGMRTIEMSFLPDVKVPCETCHGARFNPETLAVTWRGKSIGDVLQMEVDEAVEFFASMQNIAHPLQLLKDVGLGYLTLGQPSPTLSGGEAQRIKLVTELTKVRDDVTKRGNKAPHTLYVLDEPTVGLHMADVDKLIRVLHRLVNAGHSVVVIEHDLDVIAEADWVIDLGPEGGTGGGQIVATGTPEELVAIGTHTGQALAPVLARAASA